One genomic segment of Manis pentadactyla isolate mManPen7 chromosome 1, mManPen7.hap1, whole genome shotgun sequence includes these proteins:
- the POU4F2 gene encoding POU domain, class 4, transcription factor 2 isoform X1: MMMMSLNSKQAFSMPHGGSLHVEPKYSALHSASPGSSASAAPSASSPSSSSNAGGGGGSGAGGGGRSSGSGVGGGGGGGSEAMRRACLPTPPSNIFGGLDESLLARAEALAAVDIVSQSKSHHHHPPHHSPFKPDATYHTMNTIPCTSAASSSSVPISHPSALAGTHHHHHHHHHHHHQPHQALEGELLEHLSPGLALGAMAGPDGAVVSTPAHAPHMATMNPMHQAALSMAHAHGLPSHMGCMSDVDADPRDLEAFAERFKQRRIKLGVTQADVGSALANLKIPGVGSLSQSTICRFESLTLSHNNMIALKPILQAWLEEAEKSHREKLTKPELFNGAEKKRKRTSIAAPEKRSLEAYFAIQPRPSSEKIAAIAEKLDLKKNVVRVWFCNQRQKQKRMKYSAGI; the protein is encoded by the exons ATGATGATGATGTCCCTGAACAGCAAGCAGGCGTTCAGCATGCCGCACGGCGGCAGCCTGCACGTGGAGCCCAAGTACTCGGCCCTGCACAGCGCCTCGCCCGGCTCTTCCGCATCCGCAGCGCCCTCCGCCAGCTCCCCTAGCAGCTCGAGCAATGCTGGCGGCGGGGGTGGCAGCGGCGCGGGCGGCGGAGGCCGGAGCAGCGGCAGTGGCgttggcggcggcggcggcgggggctcCGAGGCGATGAGGAGAGCTTGTCTTCCAACCCCACCG AGCAATATATTCGGTGGGCTGGATGAGAGTCTGCTGGCCCGAGCCGAGGCTCTGGCGGCCGTGGACATCGTCTCCCAGAGCAagagccaccaccaccacccgcccCACCACAGCCCCTTCAAGCCAGACGCCACCTACCACACCATGAACACCATCCCGTGCACGTCGGCTGCCTCTTCTTCGTCGGTGCCCATCTCGCACCCGTCCGCCCTCGCGGGCacgcaccaccaccaccaccatcaccaccaccaccaccaccagccgcATCAGGCGCTTGAGGGCGAGCTGCTGGAGCACCTGAGTCCCGGGCTGGCCCTGGGTGCCATGGCGGGCCCCGACGGTGCCGTGGTGTCCACGCCAGCTCACGCGCCGCACATGGCCACCATGAACCCTATGCACCAAGCAGCACTCAGCATGGCCCACGCGCACGGGCTGCCCTCACACATGGGTTGCATGAGCGACGTGGACGCCGATCCCCGGGACCTAGAGGCATTCGCTGAGCGCTTCAAGCAGCGACGCATCAAGCTGGGGGTGACCCAGGCCGATGTGGGCTCCGCGCTCGCTAACCTCAAGATCCCCGGAGTGGGCTCGCTTAGCCAGAGCACCATCTGCAGGTTCGAGTCCCTCACGCTGTCGCACAACAATATGATCGCCCTCAAACCCATCCTGCAAGCGTGGCTCGAGGAGGCCGAGAAGTCCCACCGCGAGAAGCTCACCAAGCCCGAGCTCTTCAACGGTGCAGAAAAGAAGCGCAAGCGCACGTCTATCGCGGCGCCCGAGAAGCGCTCGCTTGAAGCCTACTTCGCCATCCAGCCCCGGCCCTCTTCCGAGAAGATCGCTGCCATCGCGGAGAAGCTGGACCTTAAGAAAAACGTGGTGCGTGTCTGGTTCTGCAAccaaaggcagaaacagaaaagaatgaaatattccGCGGGCATTTAG
- the POU4F2 gene encoding POU domain, class 4, transcription factor 2 isoform X2: protein MMSLNSKQAFSMPHGGSLHVEPKYSALHSGSEAMRRACLPTPQLQSNIFGGLDESLLARAEALAAVDIVSQSKSHHHHPPHHSPFKPDATYHTMNTIPCTSAASSSSVPISHPSALAGTHHHHHHHHHHHHQPHQALEGELLEHLSPGLALGAMAGPDGAVVSTPAHAPHMATMNPMHQAALSMAHAHGLPSHMGCMSDVDADPRDLEAFAERFKQRRIKLGVTQADVGSALANLKIPGVGSLSQSTICRFESLTLSHNNMIALKPILQAWLEEAEKSHREKLTKPELFNGAEKKRKRTSIAAPEKRSLEAYFAIQPRPSSEKIAAIAEKLDLKKNVVRVWFCNQRQKQKRMKYSAGI, encoded by the exons ATGATGTCCCTGAACAGCAAGCAGGCGTTCAGCATGCCGCACGGCGGCAGCCTGCACGTGGAGCCCAAGTACTCGGCCCTGCACAGC ggctcCGAGGCGATGAGGAGAGCTTGTCTTCCAACCCC GCAATTGCAGAGCAATATATTCGGTGGGCTGGATGAGAGTCTGCTGGCCCGAGCCGAGGCTCTGGCGGCCGTGGACATCGTCTCCCAGAGCAagagccaccaccaccacccgcccCACCACAGCCCCTTCAAGCCAGACGCCACCTACCACACCATGAACACCATCCCGTGCACGTCGGCTGCCTCTTCTTCGTCGGTGCCCATCTCGCACCCGTCCGCCCTCGCGGGCacgcaccaccaccaccaccatcaccaccaccaccaccaccagccgcATCAGGCGCTTGAGGGCGAGCTGCTGGAGCACCTGAGTCCCGGGCTGGCCCTGGGTGCCATGGCGGGCCCCGACGGTGCCGTGGTGTCCACGCCAGCTCACGCGCCGCACATGGCCACCATGAACCCTATGCACCAAGCAGCACTCAGCATGGCCCACGCGCACGGGCTGCCCTCACACATGGGTTGCATGAGCGACGTGGACGCCGATCCCCGGGACCTAGAGGCATTCGCTGAGCGCTTCAAGCAGCGACGCATCAAGCTGGGGGTGACCCAGGCCGATGTGGGCTCCGCGCTCGCTAACCTCAAGATCCCCGGAGTGGGCTCGCTTAGCCAGAGCACCATCTGCAGGTTCGAGTCCCTCACGCTGTCGCACAACAATATGATCGCCCTCAAACCCATCCTGCAAGCGTGGCTCGAGGAGGCCGAGAAGTCCCACCGCGAGAAGCTCACCAAGCCCGAGCTCTTCAACGGTGCAGAAAAGAAGCGCAAGCGCACGTCTATCGCGGCGCCCGAGAAGCGCTCGCTTGAAGCCTACTTCGCCATCCAGCCCCGGCCCTCTTCCGAGAAGATCGCTGCCATCGCGGAGAAGCTGGACCTTAAGAAAAACGTGGTGCGTGTCTGGTTCTGCAAccaaaggcagaaacagaaaagaatgaaatattccGCGGGCATTTAG